The Antechinus flavipes isolate AdamAnt ecotype Samford, QLD, Australia chromosome 5, AdamAnt_v2, whole genome shotgun sequence DNA segment TAAGGTTGACATAAAttaaggcaaaaacaaaataattatgatagctaacatttatatagtacttaatatgtgccaagtaccatgctaagcactttatcattattatcttaaTTGATCCTTAGAATAACTCTTCATTatgtgtgctattattatccccattttgtagattgGAAAACTGCTGCAAACAAAGGGGAAGtagtccaaagtcatacagttagtacatgtctgaggctggctttgaactcagatcttctttttttatttattattattatagctttttatttacaagatatatgcatggataatttttcagcattgacaactgcaaaaccttttgttccaatttttcccctcgttcccctcatcccttcccccagatggcagattgaccaatacatgttaaatatgttaaaggtataagttaaatataatatatgtatacatgtccatacagttattttgctgtacaaaaagaatcagactttgaaatagtgtacaattaacctgtgaaggaagttaaaaatgcaggtgggcaaaaaaagaaggattgggaattctgtgtagtggttcatactcttctcccaaagttctttcgctgagtatagctggttaaattcattactgctctgttggagctgatttggttcaactcattggtgaagagagccatgtccatcagaattgatcatcatatagtattgttgttgaattatataatgatctcctggtcctgctcatttcactcagcatcatgaacttggatcttcttgaCTATAggaccagtgctctgtccactgtgccccCTAAATGTCTCTAAAAAACCAAACACCAATGAATGCTGCCAACGTTCTTTGGGAGAGATATCAAATCATCTTTCTTTCAAATGTACTTAGAATCAGGCTACTTATAAGTATGAATGTACACTGAAGGTTACACAAATTAAAGTATACTCCTGTTTGCATGCAACGTTTGTACTATAAGCACAATCTCTAAAACTTGCTTTTACATCTGCTTCTTCTCACCTTTGCTTCTGTCTGTAGTTTACCTATCATTCACTATTCTGTTCCCCATTTCTCAGAACTGTTGAGAGGATATaaatatttctctgttttttatatatcattacCTGGCAGTTTCtaacaggttttgttttgtttttttgcctgaTGTCTGGATGATGTAAATTTGGCTGAAAGTTATAGAATTATGTTATTTAGTGTTGGAAGAGACCATAGAAATAATTCAATCCTagttatttattttctagatAAGCAAATAGTTCCAGAGTCAGAAAATGACTTAGTAGTAATTTGTTTTAGAATCTTGACTCATTCAGCCAAACTGGCTCCTCTGTGTAAAATTTTCTTGGTAAGTCCTTGCTTTCATTATTTTGTGGAAAGTTTTTAGGTTCTTCATTTGAGTGAAAAAGGGATTTCTCCCCCTTCTCAAAAGAAGTgaactattcatatctttttgatcatttatcaattgaggaatggctctatAAATATGATTCAGTTCCatctatgtttgaaaaatgaatcctttatcagaaaaacttgtttcaaaattattttgagaattacTCTAGCTGTATTCCCCCtatcttgtttattttctctctctcttttcactctgtCCTTTATCAAAAGCAATTTACTTTTGTCTACCCCCTTTCCCAATATACCCCCTCCCCACTTCTcgtattcccttccttttctactttcctgcagggtaagatagatttctagaCCTATATtaagtgtgtatattatttcctctttgagccaattctgatgagaatgaaCTTTAGTTTAGAATGAACCTTGCCCTCTTCCTGTCAATTGTGCAagttttttcttgtcttctcctcctcctcaaactcaaatgttttCTAGAAATTATGCtccataaagtaattattaaactTAGCTAATATAGTTATCTTCAGCCTCAATTTTATGTGGATTATGTTCAGGGAAATCATATTTGAGATTAATGGAATACTAGTTTGTTATCTCTTTTGGGTCCCGCCCAAGTTTTAGATCAAATCTTTGAATTTGTGATCTGGATACAGTTTAATAAGAATCAAGAGACTATGTCCTTCATCTGGAAAACACAAGATTTTCAATGGAATGGAAGACAGGCagatttcgtgtgtgtgtgtgtgtgtgtgtgtgtggcattCAGTATTTAAATGACTGAGTAATCTGTAACTGCCTACTTTGTTTCCCTTTGGACACAGCATTTTTAGCAGGGAAAAAAGCTAGTGAGAATGATTTAATGTACATCATGTAAAGCGTTCATCTACTTGTTTAATTAATACCCTTTGGAGACATATTTTCCTGTGAGTTAATGTAAATGTGACATGGTATATTTGGCCACCTATACTTCCAAAAAGCATTTTCAAGGATATTACAGGTAATAAATTCTTGTTgttcttaaacacacacacacacacatacacacacacacacacatacacacacacacacacacacacacacacacacacacacacacactgatcaAGTATGAATGACTTATTCTCCACAATACAGTTGTATAAGTTGtacaactctgaagaacttatgatagaaaatgttattttgtagAAAGTTTTTAGGTTCTTCATTTGAGTGGAAAAGGGGATTTCTCGCCCTTCTCATACtaaaactgttcatacctttttgatcatttatcatttgaggaatggctctaTAAATATGATTCAGTTCCATCTATATTCCatccccagagaaggaactgatggagtctgaatatagattaaaacatacttttctctagacttattttctttttgctcttgttTTGACCGAATTGGAAATaaattttgcatgactacacacatataatctatattaaattgcttgtcttctcaatgagagtggtagggagggagagaatttgtaactcacattaaaaaatgaatgttaaaaattatttttacctatAATTAGAAGAcataaaatacatagatatagatatcagcatatagtaataatattttagagctgaaaaggagcAAGCTCTAAATTCTCATGTTAGTATGTATACATACTGGGAAAAGTTTTCATAGATATTTTAGATCAAAAATAGGAAATAGCATCTGACTTGATGGATGAAAATTGATAAGTAATGCAAGACAGAAGCACTTATTCTTGTATCCATGTAGATTATATGTCAATACTTAAATGAATTTAGGCCACTTCATTAATATAGTTATTTCactttgtttgtatttattttccacTTATCCATCTACTCATTCTTGTCCTTTGAGATTCATATCTGTATTGTCCCAAAGGATTTTTTACCCAATGTGGAGTCCATACAAACTGAAACAACTACACCATCTTGCACAGTTTCAAATCAAATCAGCAAAGTCAAAGATTAAGAAATCTCTATGaaatttaatatgtttaatatgttaagCCTAGAAGAAGTCAGACTGAGGCAATAATATGGGGAACTGAATGTCttttaaaatcagaaactatGGTATTTGGGGTTAGTATTAAAGTTCTATATAGAATTTTAATTCCAATTTGttttctggaatggttggatcagtttacaactctaccaataatgcattagtgtcctagttttcccacaattCTTTTGTGTCTTTTGAAAGAGCTGAGAATTGGTCCACACTTTTAACAAAATCAATATGGAATAggcaataagtatttttaaattcttatacTTTTTCTCCAAAGGATCGCACTACTTGAGGAttatagataggaaaagaaaaacatctttccAGTTATAATTCTTATAGcacagttttgttttattgttctttgtgtggttttttatttttcccagtagtAAAAACCTTAAAACAAAATAGATCTCTAGAATTTTAGGATAAGACTAAGcagattaaaataataatattgagccataaaataattaaaatgaagaatttgaagaaatatgggaagatacataaaacacaaaataatataaataaagcaaaactaaaaaagaaatcaatattaaCTTTAGTCAGGTAGTGAGAGAACAATTATAGCAACAGATGGCTTATAATCACAAAAAAGGATTAGAGAACAAGGATAAGATTATCATTATGTTAAAGCCAATATGAGTATATGTAGAGCtagttttcagaaaataaaagtttatagaCAAAATATACAAGCATATTCTTTTCTATGCTCATTTTTTCTTGCttatgttcatttttatattttaatacctATTCTTGAAAatggaagtttaaaaaatttacattattttattaatgaaattaactttaatttatgttaaaatatgtaaCTATTGAAATTCTTTTACATATGTTTGATGGTGACCCTTTGGAGGAAGCTTCCTCATCCATGGCCTGTGTGCTTTGTCCTCTACTTCATCTTGATTGTCTTCTTTCTGCCCTGACTTGATATTTTAattccatgtatttggaaaaataaaatgctcagatggttttcaacattcatatttgcaaaacctcgtattccaattttttttcccctctatcccCCACATctttctccccaagacagtaagcaatttagGGTtaaacataggttaaacatgtgcaactcttctaaatatatttctatattcctcatgccatgcaagaaaaatcaaatcaaaaagggaaaaaatgagataaaaaatatgaaaatatgatgctttgattcacattcggtttccatagttctctctctgaatgaagatggcattttccattataaatctattggaattgacctgaatcacctcattgttgtaaagagccaagtccatcacagttgatcataatctaatttttttttgttactgtatacaattttAGCTTgcttttgcttacttcacttagcatcagttcatgtaagtctctctaggcctctctgaaattatcttgctgatagtttcttatagggcaatattattccataacattcatataacataacttattcagcatttctccagctaatgggcatccactcaatttccagttttttaccatcacaaaaagggctgccacagacatttttgcacatgtgggtctcttccccctttttatgatctctctttTGTGATACAGATGCAgtcagatcaaagggtatacgtgggcataattccaatttgttttccagaatggttggatcagtttacaactccaccaataatgtattagtgtccaagCTTTCCCACAagcctctaacattcatcattatcttttcctgttatcttagacaatctcagaggtgtgaagtagtatctcactcagagttgtcttaatttgcattctttaaataataatgatttagagcatttttttatatgacttgaaatttttctttgaattgttaAGGATCACAGTTGCTTTCAGAAAGAAGATCTAAAGATATGTAGttttttgaaatgaatattttgccaccataatttctaaaatctaggatcatactgaatttttttctttcaccttttcatttgtttctgaagCAACTAGCATAgctatttgttttcttctgtttgatTTGAATGGATTGTTTATCATACTTGAATAATAACACTACTGCTTTTTACCCAATATTTAAgaaaacatttgtcttttttcccctttgctttaattttcaaaaacatttctctcccttcccccatgctgCAATCCATATGTTTATAAGCATAATCAAAGAAGGATGAATTTTCATTTTGCCAGAGCCATAGTTATAAACTCACAAACTCTCTTTGATTTAGAGAATCAAATGAAGGGCTTTAGACTTTTCCTGTGCACGCatagaaaattaaaagcaattcattgtcatgaaatattaattaaaatcttAACAACTTCTAGTATATTTGAAATAATGTCTGAGCACCTTGTTCCTGAGCattttgttaataaatattttatattactggTGCTATTATATAAAAGCTTTAAGCAGAAATTGAATActacaatatttaaattattcctTTATTGAGGAGAATATCAGCTTTGTGGATCCTGGATCCTTCTATAAGCTGGAAAATTTGTTAATCGAAGTACATTAGGATAGTagcatacaaaaatgaatttttaatattgtAGGCAGTTAAATTTCTTAACCCTAAAAATTTGAAGCTGTTAGTAACATAGCATTATCTTACTGTATTATTAATTAAATCCAGTTATTAAATGGGGTACTTTTTGGTAACCattccataatttttaaaaagaataatattgcTATCCTTTAATCTATCAGCACTCTGATCCATAAAATATAGACAGCTTACATTGAGGTAACTGAGCCATACATAAAccatttaatttataaaactacAATTCCTTTACTCCCCACCCCTTTTTAAATGAGTAAGGTGCTATGAACATATGATTGAAATATTTGTATTtcagttattaaaacaaaatgtattatttGATGTTCTTGGCAGCATCACTTCATTTTTGTTACTTGATTTTTAATAAGCCACCTTTCATCTGTGGAATTTTATACCAGTTTACAAATTGTTGATGTTACATTTCTGGGATACTTTGAAATATTGCATgaggcttttcctgatttttaataCCCTATCCCACCCAAATTATATGTAGTTTTATCTACTAAAATTATTTTGTGCAGCATTGTTGTACTTTGTAATgttgaaggcaaggactatttcattattgtctttctGCCCCAATGCCTAAGACAATGCCTTGTTatgtaggcatttaataactgtttgttgacttgaattaaTGTGAAGACTGGAAAGGATTATAGGGAAGAAACATGATTCTTTCCAGGTAGAGAATGTCCATTTCGTATGGGAATAGAATGAGCTACTAATAAATGAACATGCTACATAGTATTCTTTGATAGTAGATatctatgtttatttttgttttaataatgatGTACATTCCTCTCCCATCtgaattttcatgtttttttttccctggattTTTGAGTAATTACTTGTTCATCATTTGAGACTGGCCAGTCATGTTTTTCCTGTTAGATGTCCCAGATTTTTTtactatgtttatttttaaagttatgtcatttaatatttttttttttaggactttgtagtatagtagaaaaaaatagaggatttGGCATCAAAATTCTGAATttctatcttggctctgccatgttcattaattgtgtgactttggacaaaatGTCTTACCTTTCTGAAAAGTCCTTactttcctatctataaaatggaagttttATCATGACTGAAACTGCTTCTAACTCTGAATCTCTGCTCATATGAAAGAACGCACAAAGAAGAGTCAGAAGGTGTAGATTTAACTGCCTCCTCTGCTGGGTGACtttggccaagttacttaatttcattgattttttgtttcctcatttgggaaATGGAGTGGGTTGTACCAAGTCCTCTGAACCCTTTCTGTGTCACATTTGGGAAGACTGGGCCTGTTCTCCTCGGCTGCCACCCTGTGAGTCAGTTTGGAGTGAGGATTTGTTAGTTGGCAACTGAGCACTGCAGGATTTGAGTACTGGAAGGATCTCAAAAGGTGATCTGATTTAGACTAGAGATTCTTAAAACTCATGTCCATGGATCATTAAGGTCCATGAATAGAAGTAGCCTTTGAAGTTggctttatatttttgtttcagcATAATTAGTTTCCTATATACTTCTCTATAATTGTGAATTTTTTCCTGAGAAAGTGGTGCTGAGACTTCACCAGGTTGCTTAGGGTGTCCTTGACACAAAAAACATTCTGATCTGTCATCAAaaccaacctctttattttacaaatgaggaatatGAAGCCTGGAGGAAGAAAGTGATATATCCAAGTTCAGTCACGCAAGGATTAAACGGTaaagagagaatttgaatccatatcttctgGTTATTCACCTATTGGGTTAGAATATTAGGCTATCTTACCACAGTACTCCTCTGTCACTGCGTTGGACGGCTTTGGTTATCTGCgagtagatattttaaaaatcaacagttttcttgttaaaCTTGAAATGTGTTTGTTTTTGAAGGGGCCTTGCACCTCAGAATAAACCAGAGCTacagaaagtgatggagaagagaaaacgaGACCAGGTGATAAAACaacagaaggaagaggaagcccagaaaaagaaatctgatttGGAGATAGAACTACTGAAACGACAGCAAAAGTTGGAGCAAGTGAGTAGGCAGGGGTGGGACATTAATGTTATCTGCTGGGTGAGGCACAAAGGGAGCCCAGCTGACAAATGTACAAGAGCTCTGGAGTGGGAAAAATGTGTTCAGTGAAGGAAATGGATGGAGTGAAActcaggaaaggaaaggaaaggcctATGATGTAGGGACATATTAGTGTTACTTGATCAGTAAcattaattgttctctaaaatgagaatagttttttcttttcatcttagtaaaatagagaaaagtagGAGTTTGGTGTATGGTGGGTAACTGTTGAGAAGGAATgactatttaagaaatttttaaagaaatttatcatTCAGGACAGCtgggtgacacagtgaatagagcaccaaccttgaagtcaggaggacctgggttccaatctggcctcagacatttaacacttcctagctctgtgacccttggcaaatcacttaaccccaattgcctcagcaaaaaaaaagaaaaagaaagaaagaaacttatcATTCTAagtagcatctttttttttttcctccaactttttctttgatttaagcTTGAGCTTGAAAAACAGAAGATTCAAGAGGAGCAGGAAAATGCCCCGGAATTTGTGAAGGTGAAAGGCAACCTGAGAAGAACAGGCCAAGAAATGGCAGAAGTTCAGGATTCTTAGGCATACACTGTACAAAAAACTTGCTGGATTTTAGCCCCTTGCTGCAGAGAGGACATTCCTGTAGGATCATCTCCAGTGCTGCTTCCTTTTGAGCCAAGAGTAGCATGGAGAGACATCGGTTTTTGAGAAAATGCCAGCCAGcagaagttttaatttttaaaaagggttaTTTTGTTTATCAGTTTTCCTTGAATTTAGTGGGAATAAATTGACTATGATAGCTGCAGTTCAGATTCGCCAAATGAAATATGTTGACCAGCAGATAAGCAGCTTATTGTTGGTATAACAGACTTGTCTTCAGAGATTCAAAAGAAAGGATGAGGACACTGGAGTATCTTAAGTGTTGCACTACTTGGTTTCTTCCAACCTGACTGTAGTGGggacataatatttgtatttttttcttcttttaaaaaatattatttttctaactcttgGTTATCTTTTAAAGAACTTAGCTTATATAAAAATGTGCTTAATCTGTTACTTTTCACAACTGTGATTCTGGTTTGGAAAGCCTGAAAATCTTAGCATGGGTTAAATCTTAACACCGAAGTATGGAAAAATGTTCATTTGTATTAAATGATCAATACAGGTTATATCTTAGTTGATCTTGAATTTACAGAATTAGAAAGCTGTgagaaagttttaataaaaattccaAACTCTGAACCCATTTTTAGGAAAACCATAGTACATagattatgtaaaaattttttttcttttttcagtcatttctatttttgatCAGCAATATATTGTTTGGTTAATATTCCAACCCAAAGGAGGGTATTTAACAAATTCTCTGATGGTTTGTTAACATAGTTGTCCCTctcagtattttcttttcttgttttttcaagCCTGTTTTTTAGGCAAAATGTTGGCATTCTGTTGACCTAAGTTCAGTGTTACAAGTAGAGGTCAAAATCCTTTTTATTACTTTGGTCTCCTTTTAGCCACATGGGGAACATCCTAAATGGGAGCTCTGTAGCAAGATATTTTGACTTAATGTGTGATGCAAGTGTGAATTGGTCTCAAGGAGACTTACATTAGAAGATTTTCTTGCATTTGTACATTTTGAATGCTAGaactaaaattttgaaaatttttgattAATGATCACACATGCCTTTAATGTTTGTATTTTTCCCTATGAAGGCAACATATTACCACTGTCTCAGTCGTAATGACTACTAAATTCCCTCTCTCAGGAAAAGCCAACTTTAAGGGAGAGATTGCTAAGATTCTTCTTGCTAGCCAGAGCATTGTTAAGAAGCAAATTCCCAATTATAAAT contains these protein-coding regions:
- the LOC127539056 gene encoding protein FAM107B isoform X2, which produces MAEPDYIEDDNPELIKPQKLINPVKISRNHQDLHRELLMNQKRGLAPQNKPELQKVMEKRKRDQVIKQQKEEEAQKKKSDLEIELLKRQQKLEQLELEKQKIQEEQENAPEFVKVKGNLRRTGQEMAEVQDS